Proteins from one Niallia circulans genomic window:
- the tuf gene encoding elongation factor Tu, with amino-acid sequence MAKAKYDRSKPHVNIGTIGHVDHGKTTLTAAITTVLAKAGGGEAKGYDQIDAAPEERERGITISTAHVEYETATRHYAHVDCPGHADYVKNMITGAAQMDGGILVVSATDGPMPQTREHILLSRQVGVPHLVVFLNKCDMVDDEELLELVEMEVRDLLSEYEFPGDDIPVIKGSALKALEGEAEWEEKINELMAAVDEYIPTPARDTEKPFMMPVEDVFSITGRGTVATGRVERGQVKVGDVIDIIGLAEEKKSTTVTGVEMFRKLLDYAEAGDNIGALLRGVAREDIQRGQVLAKPGTITPHVKFKAEVYVLSKEEGGRHTPFFTNYRPQFYFRTTDVTGICNLPEGVEMVMPGDNIEMDVELISSIAIEEGTKFSIREGGRTVGAGVVATIVE; translated from the coding sequence ATGGCAAAAGCTAAATACGATCGTTCAAAGCCCCATGTAAATATCGGAACTATTGGTCACGTTGACCATGGTAAAACAACTCTAACAGCTGCTATCACTACTGTACTTGCAAAAGCAGGTGGCGGTGAAGCAAAAGGTTACGACCAAATCGACGCTGCTCCTGAAGAGCGCGAGCGTGGTATCACAATCTCTACTGCACACGTTGAGTACGAAACAGCTACTCGTCACTATGCGCACGTAGACTGCCCAGGACATGCTGACTATGTTAAAAACATGATCACTGGAGCTGCTCAAATGGATGGCGGTATCCTAGTTGTTTCTGCAACTGATGGTCCAATGCCACAAACTCGTGAGCACATCCTATTGTCTCGCCAGGTTGGTGTACCTCACCTAGTTGTATTCTTGAACAAATGTGATATGGTTGATGACGAAGAGCTTCTTGAACTAGTTGAAATGGAAGTTCGCGATCTTCTTTCTGAGTATGAGTTCCCTGGTGATGACATTCCAGTTATCAAAGGTTCTGCTCTTAAAGCACTTGAAGGCGAAGCAGAATGGGAAGAAAAAATCAACGAGCTTATGGCTGCTGTTGATGAGTACATCCCAACTCCAGCTCGTGACACTGAAAAACCATTCATGATGCCTGTAGAGGACGTGTTCTCTATCACAGGTCGTGGTACAGTTGCTACTGGACGTGTTGAGCGTGGACAAGTTAAAGTCGGAGACGTTATCGACATTATCGGTCTTGCTGAAGAGAAAAAATCAACTACTGTAACTGGTGTTGAAATGTTCCGTAAATTGCTTGACTATGCTGAAGCTGGTGACAACATTGGTGCACTTCTTCGTGGGGTTGCTCGTGAAGATATCCAACGTGGTCAAGTATTGGCTAAACCAGGCACAATTACTCCACACGTAAAATTCAAAGCTGAAGTTTACGTTTTGTCTAAAGAAGAAGGTGGACGTCATACTCCATTCTTCACAAACTACCGCCCACAGTTCTACTTCCGTACAACTGACGTAACTGGTATCTGCAACCTTCCTGAAGGTGTAGAAATGGTTATGCCTGGCGACAACATCGAAATGGATGTTGAATTGATTTCTTCTATCGCTATCGAAGAAGGTACTAAATTCTCTATCCGTGAGGGTGGACGTACTGTAGGCGCTGGCGTAGTTGCTACAATCGTTGAATAA
- the rpsL gene encoding 30S ribosomal protein S12 — MPTINQLVRKPRQSAQEKSKSPALNKGYNSFKKSQTDVSSPQKRGVCTRVGTMTPKKPNSALRKYARVRLTNGIEVTAYIPGIGHNLQEHSVVLIRGGRVKDLPGVRYHIVRGALDTAGVNGRMQGRSKYGTKRPKPAKK; from the coding sequence ATGCCAACTATTAACCAATTAGTGCGCAAGCCTCGTCAATCTGCTCAAGAGAAGTCGAAGTCTCCTGCGTTAAACAAAGGTTATAACAGCTTCAAAAAATCACAAACTGATGTATCTTCACCTCAAAAACGCGGGGTATGTACTCGTGTTGGTACAATGACACCGAAAAAACCAAACTCAGCGTTGCGTAAATATGCTCGTGTGCGTTTGACTAACGGTATCGAGGTTACAGCTTACATTCCTGGAATTGGTCACAACCTACAAGAACATAGTGTTGTACTTATCCGTGGAGGACGTGTAAAAGATTTACCAGGGGTACGTTACCATATCGTACGTGGTGCTCTTGACACAGCTGGTGTTAACGGTCGTATGCAAGGTCGTTCTAAATACGGTACGAAAAGACCAAAACCAGCAAAAAAATAA
- the rplD gene encoding 50S ribosomal protein L4 produces MPKVALFNQDGTQAGDIELKDSVFGIEPNNSVLFEAVVMQRASLRQGTHKTKIRSEVAGGGRKPWRQKGTGRARQGSIRSPQWRGGGTVFGPVPRSYSYKLPKKVRRLAIKSALSTKVLEESILVLQSLAFDAPKTKEFKTVLGNLSVEKKALIVTADLDENVALSARNIPGITVVSASDVTVLDVLNHDKLIMTKAAVEKVEEVLA; encoded by the coding sequence ATGCCTAAAGTTGCATTATTCAACCAAGACGGTACTCAAGCTGGAGATATCGAATTAAAGGATTCTGTATTCGGTATCGAGCCTAACAACAGCGTTCTATTTGAAGCAGTTGTTATGCAAAGAGCTTCTTTACGTCAAGGTACTCATAAAACTAAAATTCGTTCTGAGGTTGCTGGTGGTGGCCGTAAGCCATGGCGCCAAAAAGGTACAGGACGTGCACGTCAAGGTTCTATCAGATCTCCACAATGGCGTGGTGGTGGAACAGTGTTTGGACCAGTTCCACGTAGCTACAGCTACAAATTACCTAAAAAGGTACGCAGACTTGCAATCAAATCTGCACTTTCTACTAAAGTATTAGAAGAAAGCATTTTAGTATTGCAAAGCCTAGCTTTCGATGCACCAAAAACTAAAGAATTCAAAACTGTTTTAGGTAATCTATCTGTAGAGAAGAAAGCACTTATCGTTACAGCTGACCTAGATGAGAACGTAGCATTATCTGCTCGTAACATTCCTGGAATTACTGTCGTTTCTGCTTCTGATGTTACAGTATTAGATGTATTAAATCATGATAAATTAATCATGACGAA
- the rpsG gene encoding 30S ribosomal protein S7 has protein sequence MPRKGPVAKRDVLPDPIYNSKLVSRLINKMMIDGKRGKSQAILYSAFDIVAQRSGQEAIEVFDQALKNIMPVLEVKARRVGGSNYQVPVEVRPDRRTTLGLRWLVNYARLRGEKTMEERLANEILDAANNTGASVKKREDTHKMAEANKAFAHYRW, from the coding sequence ATGCCACGTAAAGGTCCTGTAGCAAAAAGAGACGTATTACCAGATCCAATATACAATTCTAAACTTGTATCTCGTTTGATTAACAAAATGATGATAGATGGTAAGAGAGGTAAATCTCAAGCTATCCTATACTCAGCTTTTGATATCGTTGCACAACGTTCTGGACAAGAGGCTATCGAAGTATTCGATCAAGCTCTTAAGAACATCATGCCAGTACTTGAAGTTAAAGCTCGTCGTGTTGGTGGTTCTAACTATCAAGTACCAGTGGAGGTTCGTCCAGACAGACGTACGACTTTAGGTCTTCGTTGGTTAGTTAATTACGCTCGTCTTCGTGGAGAAAAAACGATGGAAGAGAGATTAGCTAACGAAATTCTAGATGCAGCTAACAACACTGGTGCATCAGTTAAGAAACGTGAAGATACACACAAAATGGCGGAAGCAAACAAAGCATTTGCTCATTACCGCTGGTAG
- the fusA gene encoding elongation factor G, with protein MAREFSLENTRNIGIMAHIDAGKTTTTERVLYYTGRIHKIGETHEGASQMDWMEQEQERGITITSAATTAQWKGNRVNIIDTPGHVDFTVEVERSLRVLDGAVAVLDAQSGVEPQTETVWRQATTYGVPRVVFVNKMDKIGADFLYSLKTLHDRLQANAHAIQLPIGAEDQFEGIIDLVEMKATFYGNDLGTDIEDREIPEEYKDLAEEYHEKLVEAVAELDEELMEKYLGGEEITTEELKAGIRKGTVNVEFYPVICGSAFKNKGVQKMLDAVIDYLPSPLDVPAIKGTVPNTDEEVTRPSSDDQPFAALAFKVMTDPYVGKLTFFRVYSGTLNSGSYVQNSTKGKRERVGRILQMHANSREEITEVHAGDIAAAVGLKDTTTGDTLCDDKNLVILESMEFPEPVIELSIEPKSKADQDKMTTALQKLQEEDPTFRAHTNQETGQVIIAGMGELHLDILVDRMRREFKVEANVGAPQVAYRETFRSSAAVEGKFSRQSGGRGQYGHVWIEFAPNEEGKGFEFENAVVGGVVPREYIAPVQAGLEDALERGVLAGYPLVDIKAKLFDGSYHDVDSSEMAFKIAASMALKNAASKCNPVILEPVMKVEVIIPEEYMGDIMGNITSRRGRVEGMEARGNAQVVRAMVPLSEMFGYATTLRSSTQGRGVFSMTFDHYEEVPKSISEEIIKKNKG; from the coding sequence ATGGCTAGAGAGTTCTCCTTAGAAAATACTCGTAATATCGGTATCATGGCTCACATCGATGCCGGTAAAACGACTACAACTGAGCGCGTACTTTACTATACTGGTCGTATCCACAAAATTGGTGAAACTCACGAAGGTGCATCTCAAATGGACTGGATGGAGCAAGAACAAGAACGTGGTATCACGATCACATCTGCAGCAACAACTGCACAATGGAAAGGTAATCGTGTAAACATTATCGATACTCCAGGGCACGTAGACTTCACTGTTGAAGTTGAACGTTCTCTACGTGTATTAGATGGTGCTGTAGCAGTATTGGATGCACAGTCTGGTGTTGAACCACAAACTGAAACAGTTTGGCGTCAAGCAACAACATACGGTGTACCTCGTGTTGTATTTGTTAACAAAATGGATAAAATTGGTGCAGACTTCCTTTATTCATTAAAAACTTTGCATGACCGCCTACAAGCAAATGCTCATGCAATTCAACTACCAATCGGTGCTGAAGATCAATTCGAAGGCATCATTGACCTAGTTGAAATGAAGGCAACGTTCTATGGTAATGACCTAGGAACTGATATCGAAGACCGAGAAATTCCTGAAGAATACAAAGACCTTGCTGAAGAATACCATGAAAAATTGGTTGAAGCAGTAGCTGAGCTTGATGAAGAACTGATGGAAAAATATCTTGGTGGAGAAGAAATCACAACAGAAGAATTGAAAGCAGGAATCCGTAAAGGAACTGTAAACGTTGAATTCTACCCTGTAATTTGTGGTTCTGCCTTCAAAAACAAAGGTGTTCAAAAAATGCTTGATGCAGTTATTGACTACTTGCCATCACCATTAGATGTACCAGCTATTAAAGGTACAGTTCCTAATACTGATGAAGAAGTAACAAGACCATCAAGTGATGATCAGCCATTCGCTGCATTAGCGTTTAAAGTTATGACTGACCCTTATGTTGGTAAATTAACTTTCTTCCGCGTATACTCTGGTACTTTGAACTCTGGTTCATACGTACAAAACTCGACTAAAGGTAAGCGTGAGCGTGTAGGACGTATCCTGCAAATGCATGCTAACAGCCGTGAAGAGATTACAGAAGTACATGCTGGTGACATCGCTGCTGCTGTTGGTTTAAAAGATACAACAACTGGAGATACTCTATGTGATGACAAAAACCTAGTTATTCTAGAGTCTATGGAATTCCCAGAGCCAGTTATTGAATTATCAATTGAACCAAAATCAAAAGCTGACCAAGATAAAATGACAACTGCACTACAAAAATTACAAGAAGAAGATCCTACATTCCGTGCACATACTAACCAGGAAACTGGACAAGTAATCATTGCTGGTATGGGTGAGCTTCACTTGGACATTTTAGTAGACCGTATGCGTCGTGAATTCAAGGTAGAAGCTAATGTTGGTGCACCTCAGGTTGCTTACCGTGAAACATTCCGTTCATCTGCTGCAGTTGAAGGTAAGTTCTCACGTCAGTCTGGTGGACGCGGACAATACGGACACGTTTGGATCGAATTCGCTCCGAACGAAGAAGGTAAAGGCTTCGAATTTGAAAATGCTGTAGTTGGTGGGGTTGTTCCACGTGAATATATCGCTCCAGTTCAAGCAGGTCTTGAAGATGCATTGGAAAGAGGAGTTCTTGCAGGATACCCATTGGTAGACATTAAAGCTAAATTATTTGATGGTTCATACCATGATGTTGACTCATCTGAAATGGCGTTTAAAATTGCCGCTTCTATGGCACTTAAAAATGCTGCTTCAAAATGTAACCCTGTAATCCTTGAGCCAGTAATGAAAGTAGAAGTTATCATTCCAGAAGAATACATGGGTGATATCATGGGTAACATTACTTCTCGCCGTGGCCGTGTAGAAGGTATGGAAGCTCGTGGTAACGCACAAGTTGTTCGTGCAATGGTACCTCTATCAGAAATGTTTGGTTATGCTACAACTTTACGTTCAAGCACTCAAGGTCGTGGTGTGTTCTCAATGACATTTGATCACTACGAAGAAGTACCAAAATCAATCTCTGAAGAGATCATCAAAAAAAATAAAGGGTAA
- the rpsJ gene encoding 30S ribosomal protein S10, which translates to MAKQKIRIRLKAYDHRILDQSAEKIVETAKRSGAAVSGPIPLPTEKSIYTILRAVHKYKDSREQFEMRTHKRLIDIVNPTPQTVDSLMRLDLPSGVDIEIKL; encoded by the coding sequence ATGGCAAAACAAAAAATTCGTATTCGTTTAAAAGCGTATGATCACAGAATTCTTGATCAATCTGCTGAGAAAATTGTTGAAACTGCTAAACGCTCTGGTGCTGCTGTATCTGGACCTATTCCGTTACCAACTGAAAAGTCTATCTACACAATCCTACGTGCGGTTCATAAATATAAAGATTCTCGTGAGCAATTTGAAATGCGTACGCATAAACGTCTAATCGACATCGTTAACCCAACACCACAAACTGTAGATTCATTAATGCGTTTGGATTTACCATCAGGTGTAGATATCGAAATCAAACTATAA
- the rplC gene encoding 50S ribosomal protein L3: MTKGILGRKIGMTQVFAENGDLIPVTVVEAAQNVVLQKKSIETDGYEAVQIGFEDKREKLSNKPEKGHVAKANTAPKRFVRELREVSLAEYEVGQEVKVDVFAEGDIVDVTGISKGKGFQGSIKRHGQSRGPMSHGSRYHRRPGSMGPVAPNRVFKGKALPGRMGGEQVTVQNLEIVKVDVERNLLLIKGNVPGAKKALLKVKSAVKA, translated from the coding sequence ATGACCAAAGGAATCTTAGGAAGAAAAATTGGTATGACTCAAGTTTTTGCTGAAAACGGCGATCTTATCCCGGTAACAGTAGTTGAAGCTGCTCAAAACGTTGTACTTCAAAAGAAATCTATTGAAACTGACGGCTATGAAGCTGTTCAAATCGGTTTCGAAGATAAACGTGAAAAGTTGTCTAACAAACCTGAAAAAGGGCACGTTGCTAAAGCAAACACTGCTCCTAAGCGCTTCGTTCGTGAATTGCGAGAAGTTAGCTTAGCAGAGTACGAAGTTGGTCAAGAAGTCAAAGTTGATGTTTTCGCTGAAGGCGACATCGTAGATGTAACAGGAATATCTAAAGGTAAAGGTTTCCAAGGTTCAATTAAACGCCATGGACAATCTCGCGGACCAATGTCTCACGGGTCTCGCTACCACCGTCGTCCAGGTTCAATGGGCCCAGTAGCTCCAAACCGTGTATTCAAAGGTAAAGCATTACCAGGACGTATGGGCGGAGAACAAGTAACTGTTCAAAACCTTGAAATCGTTAAGGTTGATGTTGAGCGTAACCTTCTATTGATCAAAGGTAATGTTCCTGGAGCTAAAAAAGCTCTATTAAAAGTAAAAAGTGCGGTTAAAGCATAA
- a CDS encoding 50S ribosomal protein L7ae-like protein, giving the protein MSYEKVSQAKKIVVGTKQTVKALKAGKVAEVIIAKDADPILIGKVIEAAKEANVPVILVDSMIKLGKSCGIEVGATTVAINI; this is encoded by the coding sequence ATGTCTTATGAAAAAGTATCACAGGCCAAAAAAATAGTAGTAGGAACAAAGCAAACGGTAAAAGCGTTAAAGGCTGGGAAAGTTGCGGAAGTGATTATAGCTAAAGATGCCGACCCGATTCTAATTGGGAAAGTTATAGAAGCTGCCAAAGAAGCAAATGTACCTGTCATACTCGTAGACTCCATGATAAAGCTTGGCAAGTCATGTGGAATTGAAGTAGGCGCGACGACTGTTGCGATAAATATTTAA